The Pseudofrankia inefficax genome window below encodes:
- a CDS encoding SDR family NAD(P)-dependent oxidoreductase, with amino-acid sequence MNVDGSIALVTGANRGLGARLVDRLLDAGASKVYATARDPHTVDPVVSSHPRVSTLALDVTDQASVDAAAKAAADVTLLVNNAGVLGFGTALDADLDLFQRDALTNYIGLLRVSQAFAPVLTTNAPGAIVNVLTLIALAPVAGMAGYCASKAAAHSITQSLRAELRGKGVEVIGAYPGGIDTDMLAGVDADKAAPETVAERIVAGLTAGQTVIWPDDASAGAGSLYLGDPLALERTLAG; translated from the coding sequence ATGAACGTCGACGGCAGCATCGCCCTGGTGACCGGTGCCAACCGAGGCCTGGGCGCCCGGCTGGTTGACCGCCTCCTGGACGCCGGCGCCAGCAAGGTCTACGCCACGGCGCGCGACCCCCACACCGTCGACCCGGTCGTCAGCAGCCACCCGCGGGTCAGCACGCTGGCCCTGGACGTGACCGACCAGGCGAGCGTGGACGCGGCGGCGAAGGCGGCGGCGGACGTCACCCTGCTGGTCAACAACGCCGGGGTGCTCGGGTTCGGCACCGCCCTCGACGCGGACCTGGATCTCTTCCAGCGTGACGCGCTGACCAACTACATCGGTCTGCTGCGAGTGAGCCAGGCCTTCGCCCCGGTTCTGACCACGAACGCCCCGGGCGCGATCGTCAACGTGCTCACCCTGATCGCGCTGGCGCCCGTGGCAGGAATGGCGGGCTACTGCGCCTCGAAGGCCGCCGCGCATTCGATCACCCAGTCGCTGCGGGCCGAGCTGCGGGGCAAGGGCGTCGAGGTCATCGGTGCCTACCCCGGCGGCATCGACACCGACATGCTCGCCGGAGTCGACGCCGACAAGGCCGCGCCCGAGACCGTCGCGGAAAGGATCGTCGCCGGGCTCACCGCCGGGCAGACGGTGATCTGGCCCGACGACGCCTCGGCGGGGGCTGGCTCGCTCTACCTCGGCGACCCGCTCGCCCTCGAGCGCACCCTCGCCGGCTGA
- a CDS encoding anti-sigma factor family protein, with translation MTRGLEIDCDELVEIVTDYLEGALDADTRRRFTEHLDLCDGCDAYVEQMRDTIRLAGTLQQDELRPDMRDKLLAAFRGWKADTAPPP, from the coding sequence ATGACCCGCGGCCTGGAGATCGACTGCGATGAGCTCGTCGAGATCGTCACCGACTATCTCGAAGGAGCGCTGGACGCGGACACCCGTCGGCGATTCACCGAACACCTCGACCTGTGCGACGGCTGCGACGCCTACGTCGAGCAGATGCGCGACACCATCCGGCTGGCCGGCACGCTCCAGCAGGACGAGCTTCGACCGGACATGCGCGACAAGCTGCTCGCGGCCTTTAGGGGATGGAAGGCCGACACCGCGCCGCCCCCCTGA
- a CDS encoding MarR family winged helix-turn-helix transcriptional regulator, protein MGRSATGRSLDVDRLATVIEDFNTVFIRLASVQRLNFSTLSVLHSLSRGGPMRLTELLATEQIKQPALTSLVAKLQAAGLVSRRPDPSDGRAALLSLTSAGETVVQSRHADRVARLERLTDRLDDHDRAVLAEAQEVLSRLVAIAHEAPTEPSSGPDRGRGE, encoded by the coding sequence GTGGGTCGATCAGCGACAGGCAGATCGCTCGATGTCGATCGCCTGGCGACGGTGATCGAGGACTTCAACACGGTCTTCATCCGGCTCGCGTCGGTGCAGAGACTGAACTTCTCGACGCTGTCGGTGCTCCATAGCCTCTCGCGTGGCGGGCCGATGCGGCTCACCGAGCTGTTGGCGACCGAGCAGATCAAACAGCCGGCTCTGACCAGCCTGGTCGCAAAACTGCAGGCGGCCGGCCTGGTATCCCGCCGGCCTGATCCGAGCGACGGCCGTGCGGCGCTGCTCTCGCTGACCTCGGCCGGCGAGACGGTCGTCCAGTCCCGGCACGCCGACCGAGTCGCGCGGCTGGAGCGGTTGACCGACCGGCTGGACGACCACGACCGGGCTGTGCTCGCCGAGGCCCAGGAAGTCCTGTCCCGGCTGGTCGCCATCGCCCACGAGGCACCGACCGAGCCGTCGAGCGGTCCCGACCGCGGGCGAGGAGAATGA
- a CDS encoding glutamate synthase-related protein, whose protein sequence is MTGAEMVVEAVAADEVAGGAPWEVVIADWAALPAREPVRAVVDGLDLVVVRLRSDSPGSGAAGADGADGADRADGADRAHLADGAVAVYEGRCPHRGALLADGRIEGHSIVCGVHGWDFRLDTGVSDYDPSQRLHRLPARVRADRMVVVDRRELDAYRAVKPQTAVTDVYARLFADPHQASAEEPYVGEIHELAADGLTRLGHHGRTAAMGVPRTELPKWEDLQILTAQLSRFPLLDDEPVGTDVVIGPAAARPLRLDIPLFVSDMSFGALSAEAKRALAAGAEAAGTAICSGEGGMLPEEQQACSRYLYELASARFGWDEGHLAQVQALHLKLGQGAKTGTGGHLPGHKVTGRIAQVRGLREGQPAISPARFRDWRSLDDARDLVNRVREVSGGIPVGVKMSAQHVESDLDAALSLGVDYVILDGRGGGTGAAPTIFRDNISVPSMAALARARRHLDRVGAEQVSLVATGGLRRPADFVKALALGADAVAVSNSALQAIGCVGMRACHTDNCPMGIATQKPHLRARLPVERAAGQLTRFLTSSVELMAVLARACGHRHLSGFSADDLTSFKRDVADLVGVAYAGVR, encoded by the coding sequence ATGACGGGTGCGGAGATGGTCGTCGAAGCGGTGGCGGCCGACGAGGTCGCGGGCGGTGCGCCGTGGGAGGTCGTGATTGCCGACTGGGCGGCGCTGCCAGCACGGGAGCCCGTCCGGGCGGTGGTGGACGGCCTCGACCTGGTGGTGGTGCGTCTGCGCTCGGACAGTCCGGGAAGCGGGGCGGCGGGCGCGGACGGTGCCGATGGGGCTGACAGGGCCGATGGGGCTGACAGGGCCCACCTGGCTGATGGGGCGGTGGCGGTGTACGAGGGGCGGTGCCCGCACCGCGGCGCGCTCCTGGCCGACGGCCGGATCGAGGGGCACAGCATCGTGTGCGGCGTGCACGGCTGGGACTTCCGGCTGGACACCGGGGTGAGCGACTACGACCCTTCGCAGCGGCTGCACCGCTTGCCGGCCCGGGTGCGCGCGGACCGGATGGTCGTGGTCGACCGGCGCGAGCTGGACGCCTACCGGGCGGTGAAGCCGCAGACGGCGGTGACCGACGTGTACGCCCGGCTGTTCGCCGACCCTCATCAGGCCAGTGCGGAGGAGCCGTACGTCGGGGAGATCCACGAGCTGGCCGCGGACGGGCTGACCAGGCTCGGTCACCACGGCCGGACGGCGGCGATGGGCGTGCCACGGACCGAGCTGCCGAAATGGGAGGACCTGCAGATCCTCACCGCACAGCTGTCCCGGTTTCCGCTGCTGGACGACGAACCGGTCGGCACCGACGTGGTGATCGGGCCAGCAGCGGCGCGGCCGTTGCGGCTGGACATTCCGCTGTTCGTCTCCGACATGAGCTTCGGCGCGCTGTCCGCCGAGGCCAAGCGAGCGCTGGCTGCCGGCGCGGAGGCGGCCGGGACCGCGATCTGCTCGGGCGAGGGCGGGATGCTGCCGGAGGAGCAGCAGGCCTGCTCCCGCTACCTCTACGAGCTGGCGTCGGCGCGGTTCGGCTGGGACGAGGGGCACCTGGCGCAGGTGCAGGCGCTGCACCTCAAGCTCGGGCAGGGAGCGAAGACCGGCACCGGCGGGCACCTGCCAGGCCACAAGGTCACCGGCCGGATCGCGCAGGTCCGCGGGCTGCGGGAGGGCCAGCCGGCGATCTCGCCGGCTCGCTTCCGGGACTGGCGGTCGCTGGATGACGCCCGCGACCTGGTGAACCGGGTGCGCGAGGTCTCCGGGGGCATCCCGGTCGGGGTGAAGATGTCCGCGCAGCACGTGGAGTCCGACCTGGACGCCGCCCTGTCGCTTGGCGTGGACTACGTGATCCTCGACGGCCGGGGTGGCGGTACCGGTGCCGCACCGACGATCTTCCGGGACAACATCAGTGTGCCGTCGATGGCGGCGCTGGCCCGGGCCCGCCGCCATCTCGACCGGGTCGGCGCGGAGCAGGTCAGTCTGGTCGCGACCGGCGGACTGCGCCGGCCCGCGGACTTCGTCAAGGCACTCGCGCTGGGCGCGGACGCAGTGGCCGTGTCGAACTCCGCGCTGCAGGCCATCGGCTGCGTGGGGATGCGCGCCTGCCACACCGACAACTGCCCGATGGGCATCGCCACCCAGAAGCCACACCTGCGGGCCCGGCTGCCGGTCGAGCGGGCCGCCGGCCAGCTGACGCGGTTCCTGACCTCGTCGGTCGAGCTGATGGCGGTACTGGCCCGGGCGTGCGGCCACCGGCACCTGTCCGGGTTCAGCGCGGACGATCTGACGAGCTTCAAGCGGGACGTGGCCGATCTGGTCGGCGTGGCCTACGCCGGCGTCCGCTGA
- a CDS encoding TetR/AcrR family transcriptional regulator, whose product MRDELARGRPRDPGIDARALASAREILAEGGFAATTVQAVARRAGVGASAIYRRWPSRVALVESAVFPGPDALNLTHTGDIDADVRRLVAAYCGLFDSPAARAAIPGLFAAYQSQPDRHRVVVDRVGEGVRPAFRAMLAAAAPGSVEPGLDPDTVLDVLIGAALYRSFVHPFTGRDNPPDRIAEFLLRALRP is encoded by the coding sequence GTGCGGGACGAGCTGGCTCGTGGCCGGCCACGGGACCCCGGGATCGACGCGCGGGCGCTCGCCAGCGCCCGGGAGATCCTCGCCGAGGGCGGATTCGCGGCGACGACCGTGCAGGCCGTTGCCCGCCGCGCCGGAGTCGGCGCCTCGGCGATCTACCGGCGCTGGCCGTCGCGCGTCGCGCTCGTCGAGTCCGCTGTCTTCCCTGGGCCTGATGCTCTGAACCTGACCCACACCGGGGACATCGACGCCGACGTTCGCCGGCTGGTGGCCGCCTACTGTGGGCTGTTCGACTCGCCCGCGGCGCGAGCCGCCATCCCCGGTCTGTTCGCGGCCTACCAGTCCCAGCCAGACCGGCATCGCGTTGTGGTGGACCGGGTTGGCGAGGGTGTCCGACCCGCCTTCCGGGCCATGCTCGCCGCCGCCGCGCCGGGGAGCGTCGAGCCGGGCCTGGACCCGGACACCGTCCTGGACGTCCTGATCGGCGCCGCGCTGTACCGATCGTTCGTGCATCCCTTCACCGGGCGGGACAACCCACCGGATCGCATCGCCGAGTTCCTGCTGCGCGCACTGCGGCCCTGA
- a CDS encoding epoxide hydrolase family protein, translating to MTRFPLEPTPIRVSDEVLDDLRVRLTLTRPPLDEGNADWFYGVPESYLGDLVAYWRDGYDWRGAEAAINAYEHYQVDVSGVPVHFLRRPGRGPRPIPLILTHGWPWTFWHWSKVIDPLADPGAFGADPADAFDVLVPSLPGFGFPGPLTDFPDVNFWKVADLWHTLMTETLGYEKYAAGGCDIGGLISSQLGHKYPDELYGIHIASGLPLDFFTGPRAWDLAQKQPLTDDQPADIRARIIERDRRSASHLAVHMLDGATLAHGLSDSPAGLLAWLLERWNAWSDNGGDLESVFTKDDLLTHATIYWANNSIATSMRYYANANRYPWTPAHDRVPVVQAPVGLTFVSYENPPGIHTTDERVRAFKASPQAAWSNHVNVNAHEHGGHFIPWENPEAWVSDLRRTFRGLR from the coding sequence ATGACCCGATTTCCCCTGGAGCCAACCCCGATCCGCGTCTCCGACGAGGTCCTCGATGACCTCCGTGTCCGTCTCACACTCACCCGTCCGCCACTGGACGAGGGGAATGCGGACTGGTTCTACGGCGTCCCGGAAAGCTATCTGGGTGATCTTGTCGCCTACTGGCGGGACGGCTACGACTGGCGCGGGGCCGAGGCGGCCATCAACGCCTACGAGCACTACCAGGTGGACGTCTCCGGTGTCCCGGTGCACTTCCTGCGCAGGCCCGGCCGCGGGCCTCGCCCGATCCCGTTGATTCTGACCCACGGCTGGCCTTGGACGTTCTGGCACTGGTCGAAGGTGATCGACCCGCTCGCCGACCCGGGCGCGTTCGGCGCCGACCCCGCCGACGCGTTCGACGTTCTCGTGCCCTCGCTGCCCGGCTTCGGTTTCCCCGGCCCACTCACCGACTTTCCCGACGTCAACTTCTGGAAGGTCGCCGACCTCTGGCACACCCTGATGACCGAGACCCTGGGGTACGAGAAGTACGCGGCCGGCGGCTGCGACATCGGCGGGCTTATCAGCAGCCAGCTGGGCCACAAGTACCCCGACGAGCTCTACGGCATCCACATCGCCTCCGGGCTGCCGCTCGACTTCTTCACCGGCCCGCGCGCCTGGGACCTCGCCCAGAAGCAGCCCCTCACCGACGACCAGCCCGCCGACATCCGCGCCCGCATCATCGAGCGCGACCGCCGCTCGGCGTCCCACCTCGCCGTGCACATGCTCGACGGCGCCACCCTCGCCCACGGCCTGAGCGACTCACCCGCCGGACTGCTCGCCTGGCTGTTGGAACGCTGGAACGCCTGGAGCGACAACGGCGGCGACCTTGAATCGGTCTTCACCAAGGACGACCTGCTCACCCACGCCACGATCTACTGGGCGAACAACTCCATCGCCACATCGATGCGCTACTACGCCAACGCCAACCGCTACCCCTGGACCCCAGCCCACGACCGCGTCCCGGTGGTGCAGGCCCCCGTCGGCCTCACCTTCGTCAGCTACGAGAACCCACCCGGCATCCACACCACCGACGAACGCGTCCGCGCGTTCAAGGCCAGCCCGCAAGCCGCCTGGAGCAACCACGTCAACGTCAACGCTCACGAGCACGGCGGCCACTTCATCCCCTGGGAGAACCCTGAGGCCTGGGTCAGCGACCTGCGCCGGACCTTCCGAGGGCTGCGTTAG
- a CDS encoding RNA polymerase sigma factor, with amino-acid sequence MEVRGTAPASSAASTEDARVVQALRSGDEAAFADLVDRMAPAMLAVAAGHVPSRTVAEEVVQETWLAVLTGLDRFEGRSSLRTWVFAILLNLARSRGARERRSVPFSTAFPEGESGPTVNPSRFRPPGDEWPGHWATAPRPWDLPESALLSHEVRTRLRAALDALPSRQRTVVHLRDVQGLDADEVCALLDIEPGNQRVLLHRGRARLRQVLEDYMNEAQA; translated from the coding sequence GTGGAGGTTCGAGGGACTGCGCCGGCCAGCTCGGCTGCGAGCACCGAGGACGCCCGCGTCGTTCAGGCGCTGCGGTCCGGTGACGAGGCGGCCTTCGCGGACCTGGTCGACCGGATGGCACCGGCGATGCTGGCGGTCGCGGCGGGCCATGTGCCTAGCCGGACCGTGGCTGAGGAGGTCGTACAGGAGACGTGGCTGGCCGTGCTGACCGGCCTCGACCGGTTCGAGGGCCGGTCCAGCCTACGAACCTGGGTGTTCGCCATCCTGCTCAATCTCGCCCGAAGCCGGGGCGCGCGCGAGCGCCGCAGTGTCCCGTTCAGCACCGCGTTTCCCGAGGGCGAGAGCGGCCCGACGGTCAACCCCAGCCGGTTCCGCCCACCCGGCGACGAGTGGCCGGGGCACTGGGCGACCGCGCCCCGGCCCTGGGACCTGCCCGAGTCGGCCCTGCTGTCCCACGAGGTCCGCACCCGGCTGCGCGCCGCCCTCGACGCGCTGCCGTCCCGGCAACGCACCGTCGTGCACCTGCGCGACGTGCAGGGGCTGGACGCGGACGAGGTCTGCGCGCTGCTCGACATCGAACCGGGCAACCAGCGGGTGCTGCTGCACCGCGGGCGGGCCAGGCTGCGGCAGGTGCTGGAGGACTACATGAACGAGGCACAGGCATGA
- a CDS encoding AraC family transcriptional regulator — protein sequence MDLLADVLDVAGVRGTVAATVHAGDPWGLRLFGVPGAAFHAVTAGAAWLRLPGEPPLRLMPGDVVLLPTGSEHGLAGDPAGPLEPFDHAASKAALAAGGRLDLGPPPARTRILCASYRHDPAVTTPLFTLLPEVVHVPAGAPGAGLLADTVRLLSGELAEPGPASTTLLDRLVDVLLIQVLRAWLRAEPASPSLSWLRALNDPTISAALTALHADPGRAWTLPALADHVAVSRATLARRFPGLVGETPAAYLTRWRMDLAARRLRDTDDPIDTVARSVGYTSEYAFSRAFSRGRGLPPGRYRAQARGKIT from the coding sequence GTGGATCTGCTCGCCGACGTGCTGGACGTCGCCGGAGTGCGTGGCACCGTCGCCGCCACGGTGCACGCCGGTGACCCGTGGGGGCTGCGGCTGTTCGGGGTCCCAGGCGCCGCCTTCCACGCCGTGACCGCGGGCGCCGCCTGGCTGCGCCTCCCCGGAGAACCGCCGCTGCGGCTCATGCCGGGCGACGTGGTCCTCCTGCCGACCGGTTCCGAGCATGGGCTCGCGGGGGATCCCGCCGGTCCGCTGGAGCCCTTCGACCACGCCGCGTCGAAGGCCGCGCTCGCCGCCGGTGGCCGGCTCGACCTCGGACCACCCCCCGCGCGGACCAGGATCCTGTGCGCCTCCTACCGGCACGACCCGGCCGTCACCACCCCGCTGTTCACCCTGCTGCCCGAAGTCGTCCACGTGCCCGCGGGGGCGCCGGGAGCCGGCCTGCTCGCCGACACCGTCCGGTTGCTGTCCGGCGAGCTCGCCGAGCCCGGGCCAGCCAGCACCACGCTGCTCGACCGGCTCGTCGACGTGCTGCTCATCCAGGTCCTGCGAGCCTGGCTGCGCGCCGAACCCGCGTCGCCGTCGCTCTCCTGGCTGCGCGCCCTCAACGATCCGACCATCAGCGCGGCACTCACCGCGCTGCACGCCGACCCGGGCCGGGCCTGGACGCTGCCCGCGCTCGCCGACCACGTCGCCGTCTCCCGAGCCACCCTCGCCCGGCGCTTCCCCGGCCTCGTCGGCGAGACGCCGGCCGCCTACCTGACCCGCTGGCGCATGGACCTGGCGGCACGCCGCCTGCGCGACACCGACGACCCGATCGACACCGTCGCCCGTTCCGTCGGCTACACGTCGGAGTACGCGTTCTCCCGCGCCTTCTCCCGTGGCCGCGGCCTCCCGCCGGGCCGCTACCGGGCGCAGGCACGCGGGAAGATCACTTAA